In Hyla sarda isolate aHylSar1 unplaced genomic scaffold, aHylSar1.hap1 scaffold_85, whole genome shotgun sequence, one DNA window encodes the following:
- the LOC130347722 gene encoding uncharacterized protein LOC130347722: MKHGGETARKYEARRRDSAESASRSRPPEEESPTIHHGKTPTIYHGKTPNIHHGKTPTIYHGKTPNIHHGKTPNIHHGKTPTIYHGKTPNIHHGKTPTIYHGKTPNIHHGKTPNIHHGKTPNIYHGKTPNIYHEKTPNIYHGKTPTIHHGKTPTIYHGKTPTIHHGKTPTIHHGKTPTIHHGKTPTIYHGKTPNIYHEKTPNIHHGKTPNIYHGKTPTIYHGKTPNIHHGKTPTIYHGKTPNIYHGKTPNIHHGKTPTIYHGKTPNIHHGKTPTIYHGKTPNIHHEKTPNIYHGKTPNIHHEKTPNIHHEKTPNIHHEKTPNIHHGKTPNIYHGKTPTIYHGKTPTIYHGKTPNIHHGKTPNIYHGKTPTIYHGKTPTIYHGKTPNIHHGKTPTIYHGKTPNIYHGKTPNIHHGKTPNIHHGKTPNIYHGKTPNIYHGKTPNIHHEKTPNIYHGKTPTIHHGKTPTIYHGKTPNIHHGKTPTIYHGKTPTIHHGKTPTIYHGKTPNIHHGKTPNIYHGKTPNIYHGKTPNIHHEKTPNIYHGKTPTIHHGKTPTIYHGKTPNIHHGKTPNIYHGKTPNVHHEKTPNIYHGKTPTIHHGKTPTIYHGKTPNIHHGKTPTIYHGKRPNIHHGKTPTIYHGKTPNIHHGKTPTIHHRKTPNIHHEKTPTIYHGKTPTIYHGKTPNIYHEKTSNIYHGKTPNTHHGKTPNIHHEKTPNIYHGKTPNIYHGKTPNIHQGKTPNINHEKTPNIYHRWKHQTSTTGKYQTSTKGKHQTSTIG; encoded by the exons ATGAAGCACGGAGGAGAGACAGCGCGGAAGTATGAAGCACGGAGGAGAGACAGCGCGGAA TCAGCTTCAAGATCACGTCCACCAGAAGAGGAATCACCAACCATCCACCACGGGAAAACACCAACCATCTACCACGGGAAAACACCAAACATCCACCACGGGAAAACCCCAACCATCTACCATGGGAAAACACCAAACATCCACCATGGGAAAACACCAAACATCCACCACGGGAAAACACCAACCATCTACCACGGGAAAACACCAAACATCCACCACGGGAAAACACCAACCATCTACCACGGGAAAACACCAAACATCCACCATGGGAAAACACCAAACATCCACCACGGGAAAACACCAAACATCTACCACGGGAAAACACCAAACATCTACCACGAGAAAACACCAAACATCTACCATGGGAAAACACCAACCATCCACCACGGGAAAACACCAACCATCTACCACGGGAAAACACCAACCATCCACCACGGGAAAACACCAACCATCCACCACGGGAAAACACCAACCATCCACCACGGGAAAACACCAACCATCTACCACGGGAAAACACCAAACATCTACCATGAGAAAACACCAAACATCCACCATGGGAAAACACCAAACATCTACCACGGGAAAACACCAACCATCTACCATGGGAAAACACCAAACATCCACCATGGGAAAACACCAACCATCTACCACGGGAAAACACCAAACATCTACCACGGGAAAACACCAAACATCCACCACGGGAAAACACCAACCATCTACCACGGGAAAACACCAAACATCCACCACGGGAAAACACCAACCATCTACCACGGGAAAACACCAAACATCCACCACGAGAAAACACCAAACATCTACCATGGGAAAACACCAAACATCCACCACGAGAAAACACCAAACATCCACCACGAGAAAACACCAAACATCCACCACGAGAAAACACCAAACATCCACCATGGGAAAACACCAAACATCTACCACGGGAAAACACCAACCATCTACCACGGGAAAACACCAACCATCTACCATGGGAAAACACCAAACATCCACCACGGGAAAACACCAAACATCTACCACGGGAAAACACCAACCATCTACCACGGGAAAACACCAACCATCTACCACGGGAAAACACCAAACATCCACCATGGGAAAACACCAACCATCTACCACGGGAAAACACCAAACATCTACCACGGGAAAACACCAAACATCCACCATGGGAAAACACCAAACATCCACCATGGGAAAACACCAAACATCTACCACGGGAAAACACCAAACATCTACCACGGGAAAACACCAAACATCCACCACGAGAAAACACCAAACATCTACCACGGGAAAACACCAACTATCCACCACGGGAAAACACCAACCATCTACCACGGGAAAACACCAAACATCCACCACGGGAAAACACCAACCATCTACCACGGGAAAACACCAACTATCCACCACGGGAAAACACCAACCATCTACCACGGGAAAACACCAAACATCCACCATGGGAAAACACCAAACATCTACCACGGGAAAACACCAAACATCTACCACGGGAAAACACCAAACATCCACCACGAGAAAACACCAAACATCTACCACGGGAAAACACCAACTATCCACCACGGGAAAACACCAACCATCTACCACGGGAAAACACCAAACATCCACCACGGGAAAACACCAAACATCTACCACGGGAAAACACCAAACGTCCACCACGAGAAAACACCAAACATCTACCACGGGAAAACACCAACTATCCACCACGGGAAAACACCAACCATCTACCACGGGAAAACACCAAACATCCACCACGGGAAAACACCAACCATCTACCACGGGAAAAGACCAAACATCCACCACGGGAAAACACCAACCATCTACCACGGGAAAACACCAAACATCCACCACGGGAAAACACCAACCATCCACCATCGGAAAACACCAAACATCCACCACGAGAAAACACCAACCATCTACCATGGGAAAACACCAACCATCTACCACGGGAAAACACCAAACATCTACCACGAGAAAACATCAAACATCTACCATGGGAAAACACCAAACACCCACCATGGGAAAACACCAAACATCCACCACGAGAAAACACCAAACATCTACCACGGGAAAACACCAAACATCTACCACGGGAAAACACCAAACATCCACCAGGGGAAAACACCAAACATCAACCACGAGAAAACACCAAACATCTACCACAGGTGGAAACACCAAACATCTACCACAGGAAAATACCAAACATCTACCAAGGGAAAACACCAAACATCTACCATAGGATAA